The following coding sequences are from one Granulicella sp. L56 window:
- a CDS encoding rhodanese-like domain-containing protein has translation MQLVTEVSNASSTWIEAKSQSGAGSRTPEELANIVVQFASSDQWTDRVRLRTKHRWYERLYHGPDHDIWVISWLPGQSTGFHDHGESSGAFIVATGVLEEHRPGEHPFVIPPGQPRAFGPDYAHDVRNVSLAPAVSIHAYSPPLTDMNEYELDGNQLVPRERAPERAETLDQEWHAQKLANLTGVRSIEQMLSGARARLRRLSPDEVYEAVSKTKAILVDIRPDSQRAIEGSIPGALIVERNVLEWRFDPTSSSRLPLATDHDIQVIVFCSEGYTSSLAAAALQYLGLWRATDIVGGFHAWRGTGLPIVPPTKVS, from the coding sequence ATGCAACTTGTAACAGAAGTAAGTAACGCCAGCAGCACATGGATAGAAGCAAAGAGCCAATCCGGCGCGGGCTCGAGAACGCCTGAGGAACTCGCCAACATCGTCGTGCAGTTCGCATCCTCGGATCAATGGACGGATCGAGTGCGGCTTCGCACCAAACATCGCTGGTATGAGCGGCTGTATCACGGCCCGGATCACGACATCTGGGTGATCAGCTGGCTGCCCGGGCAATCCACCGGATTCCACGATCACGGTGAATCCTCCGGAGCCTTCATCGTTGCGACCGGTGTTCTTGAGGAGCATCGTCCTGGTGAGCACCCCTTTGTGATACCTCCGGGCCAGCCGCGCGCATTCGGTCCCGATTACGCGCATGACGTTCGTAATGTCTCCCTCGCGCCGGCCGTGAGCATTCACGCATATTCGCCCCCGCTCACCGATATGAACGAGTATGAGCTGGATGGGAATCAACTGGTTCCGCGCGAACGAGCGCCTGAGCGGGCGGAGACGCTCGATCAGGAATGGCACGCGCAGAAACTTGCAAATCTAACCGGTGTCCGGAGCATTGAACAAATGCTTTCAGGGGCACGTGCCCGGCTGAGACGACTATCGCCGGATGAAGTCTACGAGGCGGTATCAAAGACAAAGGCGATCCTCGTCGATATCCGTCCGGACAGCCAGCGTGCGATCGAGGGTAGTATTCCAGGCGCGTTGATCGTCGAGCGTAACGTGCTCGAATGGCGGTTCGACCCGACATCCAGCTCGCGGCTACCGCTCGCGACCGATCATGATATCCAGGTGATTGTGTTCTGTTCCGAAGGCTATACCTCAAGCTTGGCGGCAGCAGCTCTGCAGTATCTCGGACTTTGGCGCGCGACGGACATCGTTGGTGGATTTCATGCATGGCGAGGAACCGGTCTACCGATTGTGCCGCCAACCAAGGTTTCCTAG
- a CDS encoding ion channel: MPDSPIVVRGWITPAVRWVVSFCSSGGRLILPKAELPQSSSSSDFAASERRAKWVDTFVFGCLSLECLALLLEASSAGAALKWTAMLLVSWRIVDVVAADIKMCIFDPFDQAVRLGQNQKRYVSTTPTRVILLGILNYIELLVSFACIYCFDNKLIAQTSTTIGWETGSLGVLERALHLSIVTQLTIGFGDLAPTGWLRPVVWLQGGSGLALIALFITRYLSMLPVVP; encoded by the coding sequence TTGCCTGACTCACCAATTGTCGTTCGCGGCTGGATCACGCCCGCAGTACGTTGGGTGGTCTCATTCTGCTCGTCAGGTGGGCGTCTTATCCTCCCCAAAGCCGAGCTTCCTCAGTCGAGTTCTTCATCTGACTTTGCTGCGTCGGAACGCCGAGCAAAATGGGTCGATACTTTCGTATTTGGGTGTTTATCGCTGGAGTGTCTGGCACTTCTGCTGGAGGCGTCAAGCGCTGGCGCAGCTTTGAAGTGGACTGCGATGCTACTCGTCTCTTGGCGAATCGTGGACGTGGTTGCAGCCGATATCAAGATGTGCATCTTCGATCCCTTCGATCAAGCTGTACGACTCGGACAAAACCAAAAACGGTACGTGTCGACGACACCAACCCGCGTCATCCTTCTTGGCATTCTCAACTACATCGAGTTGCTCGTGAGTTTTGCGTGCATTTACTGTTTTGACAACAAATTGATCGCCCAGACCAGCACAACCATCGGGTGGGAGACTGGCAGCCTGGGAGTTTTGGAACGAGCTCTTCATCTCAGCATCGTCACTCAACTGACCATCGGCTTCGGTGATCTTGCTCCTACGGGCTGGCTTCGTCCGGTGGTGTGGCTTCAGGGCGGTTCAGGCCTGGCACTCATAGCACTGTTCATTACTCGATATCTTTCCATGCTCCCCGTAGTCCCCTAG
- a CDS encoding PDDEXK nuclease domain-containing protein encodes MSSTAKERELERGLLKHLRDLLLELGRGFSFVGSQVPLEIGGETFYIDLLFYHLRLHCYFVIELKTGKFKPEWAGKLNFYLSAVDDLFRNGPDAATIGLLLCETHNSAVAEYALRDIAKPIGVSTYRVTRELPAPVRDELPTVEDLQEVVAKLRSEMEKLRQEERDE; translated from the coding sequence CTGAGTTCCACCGCGAAAGAACGGGAGCTCGAGCGCGGGCTCCTCAAACATCTTCGCGACCTTCTATTGGAGCTGGGCCGCGGATTCTCCTTCGTCGGCAGCCAGGTGCCGTTGGAGATTGGCGGTGAGACCTTCTATATTGATCTGCTCTTCTATCATCTTCGGCTGCACTGTTACTTCGTGATCGAGTTGAAGACGGGAAAGTTCAAACCCGAATGGGCGGGCAAACTCAACTTCTACCTGTCTGCGGTGGACGATCTGTTCCGCAACGGGCCGGATGCCGCGACCATCGGTCTGCTTCTCTGTGAGACACACAACAGCGCCGTGGCCGAATATGCTCTCCGCGACATAGCGAAGCCGATCGGCGTATCCACCTACCGGGTGACCAGAGAACTGCCGGCGCCGGTCCGGGATGAACTTCCGACGGTGGAGGATCTGCAGGAAGTGGTCGCAAAACTCCGCTCAGAGATGGAAAAGCTGCGGCAGGAGGAGCGGGATGAATAG
- a CDS encoding site-specific integrase: MSTSLVQVEMPPIEPPFALTPAQTILRKMVLDSVKSIHSKRNYAKALDDLFAFCASRPLSRALLMEYRTTMDHLSPSTVNVRLSAIRKLVGEAQRNGMIGLEEATNLTDVPNVPQKGTRLGNWLTREQAKELLTVPDRSKLKGKRDYVIIALLVGCALRRRELATLNIDDIQLRERRWVIIDLRGKGGRIRTVAVPIWVKQGIDAWISAAKIEKGRLLRRLSKSGKIVGEELGDWAIWSVVEQSSKQIGIEHFGAHDLRRTCAKLCRKSGGDLEQIKFLLGHSSIQTTERYLGSEQDIEIAVNDNLGL, translated from the coding sequence ATGAGTACTTCTCTGGTTCAAGTTGAAATGCCGCCCATAGAGCCACCTTTCGCCCTCACGCCAGCCCAGACTATTTTGCGGAAGATGGTTCTCGACTCTGTAAAATCCATCCACTCCAAGCGCAACTACGCGAAAGCGCTCGATGATCTGTTTGCCTTCTGTGCCAGCCGACCTCTCTCGCGTGCGCTACTGATGGAGTACCGGACGACTATGGACCATCTCTCTCCATCGACCGTCAACGTTCGCCTGTCAGCAATACGGAAGCTGGTCGGCGAAGCGCAGCGCAATGGGATGATAGGTCTCGAAGAAGCCACTAATCTCACGGACGTTCCCAATGTCCCGCAGAAGGGAACTCGGCTGGGTAACTGGCTCACCCGCGAACAGGCGAAGGAGCTTCTGACGGTACCCGATCGCTCTAAGCTCAAGGGAAAGCGGGACTACGTCATCATCGCGCTCCTGGTGGGCTGCGCTCTGCGCCGGCGGGAGTTAGCAACGCTTAACATCGATGATATTCAGCTTCGGGAACGAAGGTGGGTGATCATCGATCTCCGCGGCAAAGGCGGACGCATCCGAACGGTAGCGGTACCAATCTGGGTAAAGCAGGGAATCGATGCCTGGATTTCGGCCGCGAAGATAGAGAAGGGCAGACTGCTTCGTCGGCTTTCGAAATCGGGAAAGATCGTTGGTGAAGAATTGGGAGACTGGGCTATCTGGTCGGTAGTTGAACAGTCATCGAAGCAAATTGGGATTGAGCATTTCGGCGCTCACGACCTCCGCCGAACCTGCGCCAAGCTCTGTAGAAAAAGCGGTGGGGATCTGGAGCAGATCAAATTCCTGCTCGGTCATTCATCGATTCAGACCACCGAACGCTATCTTGGTTCGGAGCAGGATATAGAGATCGCGGTCAATGATAATCTTGGGCTCTAG
- a CDS encoding PIG-L family deacetylase, translating to MAKPVNIDSKTDLGRKAFSIGQRTLPLTMSFIFLLSALTYAQPPGKTLIVVAHPDDEYYFAATVYRMAVQLKGTVDELVITNGEGGFHYSTLAEPFYGETLTTEESGRRELPAIRREETLRAGKILGIRDHFFLEQKDQAFTTDRDSGLKHLWDSTYIQQTIADLIRGQHYQYVFTILPRSTTHGHHQAATALAERAVESLPVDLRPVVLGFDTDSSEYVPAAGFVEAKGWEPGYAFAFDRNTHFGFHDALTFQVIVSWMITEHKSQGLLQTMHNKDAKEFIWVHLDDSPLTLSATSLLFQHLAPG from the coding sequence ATGGCGAAACCAGTAAATATTGACAGCAAGACTGATCTAGGTCGGAAGGCCTTCTCAATCGGGCAGAGAACACTCCCGTTGACGATGTCATTTATCTTTCTCTTGTCTGCATTGACCTACGCGCAACCACCTGGCAAGACTCTCATTGTCGTCGCGCATCCTGATGACGAATACTACTTTGCAGCGACGGTTTATAGGATGGCGGTGCAGTTGAAAGGTACCGTCGATGAACTAGTGATAACCAACGGAGAGGGAGGATTTCACTATTCCACATTGGCAGAACCTTTTTATGGTGAGACTTTGACAACCGAAGAGTCGGGGCGAAGAGAGCTCCCGGCGATCCGCCGAGAAGAGACTCTAAGAGCAGGGAAGATACTGGGGATCCGGGATCATTTCTTCCTTGAACAGAAAGATCAAGCCTTTACAACCGATCGGGACTCAGGGCTTAAACATCTTTGGGACTCCACATACATTCAACAAACAATCGCAGATCTCATCAGAGGACAGCACTATCAGTATGTCTTTACGATCTTGCCGCGTTCTACCACGCATGGGCATCACCAGGCGGCCACTGCGCTCGCGGAGCGCGCGGTTGAATCCTTACCAGTAGATCTCCGTCCGGTCGTACTAGGCTTCGACACAGATTCGAGCGAATATGTGCCCGCTGCTGGATTTGTGGAAGCTAAAGGATGGGAACCAGGATATGCCTTTGCTTTCGACAGAAATACCCACTTCGGGTTTCACGACGCTTTGACTTTTCAAGTCATCGTCAGTTGGATGATCACGGAACATAAATCGCAGGGCCTTCTTCAAACAATGCATAACAAAGACGCAAAGGAATTCATCTGGGTACACCTTGACGATTCTCCCCTGACGTTGAGTGCTACATCATTACTATTTCAGCATCTGGCTCCGGGTTAG
- a CDS encoding toll/interleukin-1 receptor domain-containing protein, whose amino-acid sequence MRLKIFVSWSQKRSQVLGQALVDWIPLVLPNVNFWMSADDIPIGTPWYSSIGTSLLQCRFGVVCVTPENADSAWLSFEAGVILGAMRDTAKICPLFLGVPELLGPLQQFQGTDTSKAGIRKLITTLNSAVGKGADPIKYVDDRFDKYWPKLRLEIKKIEETPLGAVAIPSVLKAFARKQDEFSKPVWLTTVHFEKGFESHALYEAASSIAKKRLLIFGRKNRKLFDKDHLDFLVSLPDRIKKGFEFRCLFLDPDADPHVISSAHQDIDFGEQLRLSIEHAWEILSKAGLDPDAHCRTYSVQRSFRGLILDDAVLHSHIRYQGSVKPLPFTKSSFSVDSVGSHAGKDFLDEFSCLWETGHPISKALRTTRP is encoded by the coding sequence ATGCGCCTAAAGATTTTCGTCAGCTGGTCTCAAAAACGAAGCCAGGTGTTGGGTCAGGCACTCGTTGATTGGATACCTCTGGTACTGCCTAATGTGAACTTCTGGATGTCCGCAGATGACATCCCTATTGGGACGCCTTGGTATAGCTCCATTGGGACATCACTGCTTCAGTGTAGGTTTGGGGTGGTCTGTGTCACTCCTGAGAATGCCGATTCAGCTTGGCTCTCATTTGAAGCGGGTGTCATTCTGGGCGCGATGCGAGACACCGCGAAGATCTGTCCTTTGTTCCTCGGCGTTCCCGAACTGTTAGGTCCGCTTCAGCAATTTCAGGGAACAGATACCAGCAAAGCAGGTATCCGCAAGCTCATCACCACCCTGAACTCGGCCGTGGGTAAAGGCGCCGACCCAATCAAATATGTGGATGACAGATTCGATAAATACTGGCCGAAGCTTCGACTTGAAATCAAGAAAATCGAAGAAACGCCGCTAGGTGCGGTAGCGATTCCGTCTGTGTTGAAGGCATTCGCAAGGAAGCAAGACGAGTTTTCTAAGCCTGTCTGGTTGACCACCGTGCACTTCGAAAAAGGATTTGAGAGTCACGCCCTTTATGAGGCGGCCAGTTCCATAGCGAAGAAGCGCCTTCTCATTTTTGGCCGAAAAAATCGGAAGCTTTTCGATAAAGATCACTTAGATTTCCTCGTGTCATTGCCGGACCGGATCAAGAAAGGCTTCGAATTTCGCTGCCTGTTTCTTGATCCCGATGCGGATCCTCACGTTATCTCTTCGGCACATCAAGATATTGATTTTGGAGAGCAACTCCGACTTTCCATAGAGCATGCCTGGGAGATACTCAGCAAGGCCGGCTTGGACCCTGATGCACACTGCCGCACGTACTCGGTGCAGCGCTCATTTCGAGGTTTGATTCTTGATGATGCCGTGTTGCATAGTCATATCCGCTATCAGGGTTCGGTGAAGCCGCTGCCCTTTACGAAGAGTTCGTTCTCAGTCGACAGCGTGGGATCACATGCGGGGAAGGATTTCTTGGACGAATTCAGCTGCCTTTGGGAAACCGGACACCCAATTTCCAAAGCCCTTCGCACGACACGTCCTTGA